A part of Acidisarcina sp. genomic DNA contains:
- a CDS encoding response regulator, protein MKRRILLVDDELAILLTLKAVLEIHGFDVETAASAREAKAKIRGNEYHMVITDMKMESDNSGLEVVHAAKKAPYQPAVAMLTAYPMAGTNWQDEGADEMLVKPMNTQDLLLQIEALLVSHEDKKLKTRKPVAEQPASSTIAAAKPRTGSRRI, encoded by the coding sequence ATGAAACGTCGCATTCTGCTGGTGGACGATGAACTCGCAATTCTGCTTACACTCAAAGCAGTCCTCGAGATTCATGGCTTTGACGTAGAGACAGCGGCCTCCGCGCGAGAGGCCAAGGCCAAGATTCGCGGCAACGAATATCACATGGTCATTACCGACATGAAGATGGAGAGCGACAACTCCGGGCTGGAGGTGGTACATGCCGCCAAGAAGGCCCCATACCAGCCGGCTGTCGCCATGCTTACGGCGTATCCCATGGCTGGGACGAACTGGCAGGATGAAGGTGCCGATGAGATGCTGGTCAAGCCGATGAACACGCAGGACCTGTTATTGCAGATCGAAGCCTTGCTGGTAAGTCACGAGGACAAGAAGCTCAAAACGCGCAAACCTGTCGCCGAACAACCAGCATCCTCAACGATAGCAGCCGCCAAGCCTAGAACCGGATCCAGACGGATCTAG
- the infC gene encoding translation initiation factor IF-3: MPSPANLSGKRSYLNKKQEWPGVERCCSGIDSPGKFQNQCYTRQAKGAPFASRRRPIDKRSAKSFIRINEKIRAREVRVIDDAGNQLGILPPFEALKIARERGLDLVEVSPSAVPPVCRIQDYGKFLYEKDKSDRAARKKQKIITIKEVKFSVTVDEHDYVTKKNKAIGFLTDGDKVKASLRFKGRQMAHRDLGYKIINRLIQDIGDLGVVEFMPRMEGTTLHAIIAPGKKPEVQKPAKPVAPKPEAKTVPVAAAPAPTTPVQP, translated from the coding sequence TTGCCTTCGCCAGCGAACCTTTCGGGCAAGAGATCGTATCTAAATAAGAAGCAGGAATGGCCTGGCGTAGAACGTTGCTGCAGTGGCATCGATTCCCCAGGAAAGTTCCAAAACCAATGCTATACTCGTCAGGCGAAGGGTGCGCCCTTCGCGTCCCGGAGGAGACCCATCGATAAGCGTTCAGCAAAGTCGTTCATTCGCATTAACGAAAAGATTCGCGCACGGGAAGTGCGTGTTATAGATGATGCCGGTAACCAGCTCGGCATTCTCCCGCCATTTGAAGCCTTGAAGATCGCCCGCGAACGCGGCCTCGATCTGGTCGAGGTTTCGCCCAGCGCCGTACCGCCGGTCTGCCGTATTCAGGACTATGGAAAGTTCCTGTACGAGAAGGACAAGAGCGATCGCGCCGCACGCAAGAAGCAGAAGATCATCACCATCAAGGAAGTGAAGTTCTCCGTCACCGTGGATGAGCACGACTACGTGACGAAGAAGAACAAGGCGATCGGCTTTCTTACGGATGGCGACAAGGTGAAGGCTTCGCTGCGCTTCAAAGGGCGGCAAATGGCCCACCGCGACCTCGGCTACAAGATCATCAATCGGTTGATTCAGGACATTGGCGATCTGGGTGTGGTGGAGTTTATGCCGCGCATGGAAGGGACCACGCTGCACGCCATCATCGCTCCGGGCAAGAAGCCGGAGGTGCAGAAGCCTGCCAAGCCCGTTGCGCCGAAGCCTGAGGCAAAAACGGTGCCTGTGGCTGCAGCACCCGCGCCGACGACTCCTGTTCAGCCGTAA
- the pheS gene encoding phenylalanine--tRNA ligase subunit alpha has translation MSQEQIPQLSSFDEAALEQAFGALAAQAAESARALASPEAVEHFRLEWLGRKQGRLKLVSEAWLKSAPPEAKKQIGQRFNKLKEQVEELLASAGSAGPDDAALAREAIDVTLPGTRNLIGAEHPILRTMNEIVSVFQGMGYSVGVGPEVETDYYNFESLNFPPNHPARDTQDTLVVANQERRPLRDRLLMRTHTSPVQIRTMEQQPPPVRIVIPGKVHRNDASDATHSPIFHQVEGLCVGENVTFSDLKGTLDRAMKAFFGLGVKTRFFPSFFPFTEPSADVQISCIFCGGKGCRKCKHSGWIELLGCGMVDPAVFGFVQQKQPGYDPKKISGFAFGMGVERIAMMKYGVSDIGQFYSGDMRFLRQFA, from the coding sequence ATGTCGCAAGAACAGATTCCACAATTGAGCAGCTTTGACGAAGCCGCGCTGGAACAGGCTTTCGGCGCGCTTGCCGCGCAGGCCGCCGAGTCAGCCCGGGCGCTGGCCTCGCCGGAAGCGGTTGAGCACTTTCGGCTGGAGTGGCTGGGGCGCAAACAGGGACGGCTGAAGCTGGTAAGCGAGGCGTGGCTGAAGTCCGCTCCCCCAGAGGCGAAGAAGCAGATTGGCCAGCGCTTTAACAAGCTGAAGGAGCAGGTAGAAGAGCTGCTGGCGAGCGCCGGCAGCGCCGGGCCGGATGATGCCGCCCTGGCGCGCGAGGCCATCGACGTCACTCTGCCCGGGACCCGCAACTTGATCGGCGCGGAGCATCCGATCCTGCGCACGATGAACGAGATCGTCTCCGTTTTCCAGGGCATGGGCTACTCCGTCGGAGTGGGGCCTGAGGTCGAGACCGACTACTACAACTTCGAATCGCTGAATTTTCCGCCGAATCATCCGGCACGCGACACCCAGGACACGCTGGTGGTGGCGAACCAGGAGCGTCGCCCCCTGCGCGATCGGCTGCTGATGCGCACCCATACTTCGCCGGTGCAGATCCGCACGATGGAGCAGCAGCCGCCGCCGGTACGCATCGTGATTCCGGGCAAGGTACATCGTAATGACGCGTCTGATGCCACGCACTCGCCGATCTTTCACCAGGTGGAGGGCTTGTGCGTCGGGGAAAACGTAACTTTCAGTGATCTAAAAGGAACGCTCGATCGCGCGATGAAGGCGTTCTTCGGCCTGGGAGTGAAGACGCGCTTCTTCCCGTCGTTCTTCCCCTTCACGGAGCCGAGCGCAGATGTGCAGATCAGCTGCATCTTCTGCGGCGGCAAGGGCTGCCGCAAGTGCAAGCACTCGGGATGGATCGAGTTGCTGGGCTGCGGCATGGTGGACCCCGCGGTGTTCGGCTTTGTGCAGCAGAAACAGCCCGGCTACGACCCGAAGAAGATCAGTGGATTTGCCTTCGGCATGGGCGTCGAGCGCATCGCGATGATGAAGTACGGCGTAAGCGATATCGGCCAGTTCTATTCGGGAGATATGAGGTTTTTGCGGCAATTTGCTTAG
- the rpsU gene encoding 30S ribosomal protein S21 — MAEVRVQEGEPLENALRRFKRKVQQEDIIKEVKRHSFYLKPGEKKRVKEALARKRNRKKARKEAD, encoded by the coding sequence TTGGCAGAGGTTCGAGTACAGGAAGGCGAACCGCTTGAAAATGCGTTGCGCCGCTTTAAGCGGAAGGTGCAGCAGGAGGACATTATCAAAGAAGTAAAACGTCACTCCTTCTACCTGAAGCCGGGCGAGAAAAAGCGCGTAAAGGAAGCGCTGGCACGCAAGCGGAATCGTAAGAAGGCTCGCAAAGAAGCGGACTAA
- the rpmI gene encoding 50S ribosomal protein L35: MPKLKSHRGAMKRFKKTGTGKIKRGQTKMRHILTSKSIKSKRKLAKVVLVSDADYAKVSRMIPYL, translated from the coding sequence ATGCCCAAACTAAAGAGTCACCGGGGCGCGATGAAGCGCTTCAAGAAGACTGGTACCGGCAAAATCAAGCGCGGCCAGACCAAGATGCGCCATATCCTTACGTCGAAGTCGATCAAGTCCAAGCGCAAGCTCGCCAAGGTTGTACTGGTGTCGGACGCCGACTACGCGAAGGTTTCGCGCATGATTCCTTACCTCTGA
- a CDS encoding gamma carbonic anhydrase family protein, whose amino-acid sequence MPDCPPAALVRFLPDSLHSERKIRGLLPMIRSYQGHTPVIPASCYVDVSAQVLGDVVLGEHSSIWMNAVVRGDVHSIRIGANSNVQDCSVLHGMRYKYPVIVGDWVTIGHNATVHGCVIEDACLIGMGSSVLNNARIGEGSIIAAGAVIPENTVIPPRSLVAGVPGKVRRELADKDRELILQYARNYLDYVAIYLEEQKNWR is encoded by the coding sequence ATGCCAGACTGTCCACCCGCCGCATTGGTGCGATTCCTGCCGGATTCGTTACACTCGGAGAGAAAGATTCGAGGTCTCCTGCCCATGATCCGCTCCTATCAGGGTCACACCCCTGTCATCCCCGCAAGCTGCTATGTCGATGTATCCGCACAGGTTCTGGGCGATGTTGTACTGGGAGAACACTCTAGCATCTGGATGAATGCTGTGGTCCGGGGCGACGTCCACTCCATCCGCATCGGAGCCAACTCCAATGTGCAGGACTGCTCCGTGCTTCACGGAATGCGTTACAAATACCCGGTCATTGTTGGCGATTGGGTAACGATCGGGCACAACGCCACCGTGCATGGCTGCGTGATTGAAGATGCCTGCCTCATTGGCATGGGGTCGAGCGTCCTCAATAACGCCCGCATTGGTGAGGGTTCGATCATCGCTGCTGGCGCCGTGATCCCGGAAAACACGGTGATTCCACCGCGCTCGCTCGTCGCCGGCGTTCCCGGCAAAGTCCGCCGCGAGCTGGCTGACAAGGACCGCGAACTTATTCTCCAGTACGCCAGGAATTATCTGGATTACGTCGCCATCTATCTTGAAGAGCAAAAGAACTGGCGCTGA
- the hisS gene encoding histidine--tRNA ligase, with translation MSEKIIKAVRGTRDLLPPETELWNQVESTARRVFARYNFGEIRTPIFEDTQLFARGVGEETDIVSKEMYTWEDRARAQSEKAQSLTLRPENTAGVVRAYIEHRLGESGLLQKLYYIGPQFRRERPQKGRYRQFYQIGAEVIGPLSAGAESPLRDAEVLEMLASLLDELGISGWTLNINSVGSSVDRPLYVEALREALKPVVGRMCVDCQRRAETNPLRVLDCKVPEDQPIIEALPRIADSLDEASRAHFAAVCAALDACGVPYHRNHRLVRGLDYYSRTTFEFTHGGLGAQNALVGGGRYDGLSEMLGGPKAPGIGFAIGADRLVLTLEAQLSDAQSLPPVLADAYLAPMGTTLDAPALALARELRRAGLRIDLGDGSFRLKKSFETGNKLARNIILFGEDEQQSGILTVKNFATGEQTKVAREHLVAALKSAEK, from the coding sequence ATGTCAGAGAAAATCATTAAAGCCGTACGCGGCACGCGGGATCTGTTGCCGCCGGAGACCGAACTCTGGAACCAGGTGGAGTCGACCGCCCGCCGCGTCTTTGCCCGCTATAACTTCGGCGAGATCCGCACACCCATCTTCGAGGACACGCAGCTCTTCGCCCGCGGAGTCGGTGAGGAAACCGACATCGTCTCCAAGGAGATGTACACCTGGGAGGACCGGGCCCGCGCGCAGTCAGAGAAGGCGCAATCGCTCACGCTGCGGCCAGAGAACACGGCCGGCGTTGTCCGCGCCTACATCGAGCACCGGCTGGGCGAGAGCGGCCTGCTGCAGAAGCTCTACTACATCGGCCCGCAGTTTCGCCGCGAACGGCCGCAGAAGGGCCGCTACCGCCAGTTCTACCAGATTGGCGCTGAGGTGATCGGTCCGCTGAGCGCCGGTGCCGAATCGCCGCTGCGCGACGCCGAGGTGCTTGAGATGCTGGCCAGTCTGCTCGACGAGCTGGGCATTTCAGGATGGACGCTCAACATCAACTCTGTTGGTTCGAGCGTCGACCGGCCGCTCTATGTCGAAGCCCTGCGCGAGGCATTGAAGCCCGTGGTAGGCCGCATGTGCGTCGATTGCCAACGCCGCGCGGAGACAAATCCGTTGCGCGTGCTGGATTGCAAGGTGCCGGAGGATCAGCCCATCATCGAGGCGCTGCCTAGAATCGCGGACTCGCTCGATGAGGCATCCCGGGCGCACTTTGCCGCCGTCTGTGCCGCGCTCGACGCCTGCGGCGTGCCGTATCACCGCAATCACCGCCTGGTGCGCGGACTGGATTACTACAGCCGCACGACCTTTGAATTCACGCATGGGGGACTGGGCGCGCAGAATGCGCTTGTCGGCGGCGGCCGCTACGATGGCCTGTCCGAGATGTTGGGAGGCCCCAAAGCTCCCGGCATTGGCTTCGCCATCGGGGCCGATCGCCTGGTGCTTACGCTGGAGGCTCAACTGTCCGACGCGCAATCGCTGCCGCCGGTTCTGGCCGATGCCTATCTTGCGCCGATGGGGACGACTCTGGACGCTCCCGCGCTTGCGCTGGCCCGCGAACTGCGCCGTGCCGGATTGCGCATCGATCTTGGCGATGGCTCGTTCCGTTTGAAGAAATCGTTTGAGACCGGGAACAAGCTGGCCCGCAACATCATCCTCTTTGGCGAGGATGAGCAGCAATCCGGTATCTTGACTGTAAAGAACTTTGCAACTGGCGAGCAGACGAAGGTTGCCCGGGAGCACCTCGTCGCCGCCCTCAAATCAGCAGAAAAGTAG
- the pheT gene encoding phenylalanine--tRNA ligase subunit beta — MKILTEWLREYLPGIPVEDHKLAEDLTLRGIAVDGAFDLGPGKGLLLEMDITTNRVDAMNHYGIAREASAIYGLALPPLDASVPVSGSTSGSTSATKPYPVRIEAPDLCGRFTARVLRSVTIKPSTGLLARRFAALEQKLISNAVDATNYAWIAMGQPTHVFDLDKLEGGIVVRRARKGEKLRTLDGVERTLYPDDLVVADEKKALAIAGVMGGWDSMITPETKNVLVEAAWFDPASIRGTSRRHGLHTDASHRFERGADFNAPPVASALVSRMLLADGGEAEGELVDVAIPEAAARTANRSAVRLELSEVRRILGTTVDAEGITTSIVENVLTALGCSLVLHSEGVYDVTLPSWRLDLEREIDLIEEIARVYGYNRFANTLPVLDCTVVELPWARQQDAVRSTLLALGWNEALSSTFASATDAVAFAPQPSSTVAMGNPLNEEAGILRPSLVPGMLTMLGSNLNRNVEDVRLFEMGTVFSGTTDRVDERPALSIGATGLTAVEGPHQPPRPVDFYDVKGSIEELLSRFAMRSLYFDNFAVESHLMPKWLHPGRSARVVVEGSTIGYFGELHPAEAHSRKLKQKVFVGEIYLDRLYRQALRQPSARELSRFQAVRRDFSLIFPDTVLWSQVDGALRELRIEELVSVAAKEVFRDRKQEKPEYSLLLGTVFQSQERTLREEEVQGYSEQILKAMEQLGGRLRS, encoded by the coding sequence ATGAAGATTCTGACGGAGTGGTTGCGTGAATATCTCCCGGGGATTCCCGTGGAGGACCATAAGCTTGCCGAGGACCTGACGCTGCGTGGCATCGCCGTGGATGGCGCCTTTGACCTTGGCCCCGGCAAGGGCTTGCTGCTCGAGATGGACATCACGACCAACCGCGTAGACGCGATGAACCACTACGGCATCGCACGCGAGGCGAGCGCGATCTATGGGCTGGCTCTGCCGCCGCTCGATGCTTCCGTACCCGTGTCCGGGTCCACATCCGGGTCCACGTCTGCAACCAAGCCCTACCCGGTGCGCATTGAAGCACCCGATCTCTGCGGCCGATTCACGGCGCGCGTGCTGCGCAGCGTCACCATCAAACCCTCTACGGGGTTGCTGGCCCGGCGATTCGCCGCGCTCGAGCAGAAGCTGATTTCCAATGCGGTGGATGCGACCAACTACGCGTGGATTGCGATGGGGCAGCCCACCCACGTCTTCGATCTCGACAAGCTGGAGGGCGGCATCGTTGTCCGCCGCGCCCGCAAAGGCGAAAAGCTGCGCACCCTGGATGGCGTAGAGCGCACGCTGTATCCCGACGACCTGGTGGTGGCTGACGAGAAGAAGGCACTGGCGATTGCCGGCGTGATGGGCGGCTGGGACTCGATGATTACTCCGGAGACGAAGAACGTGCTGGTGGAAGCGGCATGGTTCGATCCGGCAAGCATTCGCGGCACCTCGCGCCGTCATGGCCTGCATACGGATGCCTCGCATCGCTTTGAACGCGGCGCCGACTTTAATGCTCCTCCGGTAGCTTCCGCGCTGGTGAGCCGCATGCTGCTGGCCGATGGTGGCGAAGCAGAGGGCGAACTGGTGGACGTTGCCATTCCCGAGGCCGCGGCACGCACGGCAAACCGCTCCGCTGTCCGGCTGGAGCTGAGCGAGGTTCGCCGCATCCTGGGAACGACGGTTGACGCAGAGGGAATCACCACGTCGATTGTTGAGAACGTGCTGACGGCGCTGGGCTGCTCGCTGGTGCTGCATTCCGAGGGCGTCTACGACGTAACCCTGCCAAGCTGGCGGCTCGATCTGGAGCGCGAAATCGACCTGATCGAAGAGATCGCCCGCGTCTATGGGTACAACCGCTTTGCCAATACGCTGCCCGTGCTGGATTGCACCGTGGTGGAGCTGCCCTGGGCGCGGCAGCAGGATGCGGTGCGCTCGACCCTGCTGGCGCTGGGCTGGAATGAGGCGTTGTCCAGCACCTTTGCATCTGCAACCGATGCGGTTGCATTTGCGCCGCAGCCCTCGTCCACCGTCGCCATGGGCAATCCTTTGAACGAAGAAGCCGGCATCCTGCGGCCTTCGCTGGTGCCGGGAATGCTGACCATGCTGGGCAGCAATCTGAACCGCAATGTGGAGGATGTGCGGCTCTTCGAAATGGGGACCGTCTTCAGCGGAACAACAGACCGCGTGGACGAGCGGCCCGCGCTGTCCATAGGCGCAACCGGGCTGACCGCCGTCGAAGGACCGCATCAGCCGCCGCGGCCAGTGGACTTCTACGACGTAAAGGGCTCGATCGAAGAGCTGCTGAGCCGCTTTGCGATGCGCTCCCTCTACTTTGACAACTTTGCCGTGGAGAGCCACCTGATGCCGAAATGGCTGCATCCGGGGCGTTCTGCGCGGGTGGTCGTGGAGGGCTCGACGATCGGCTACTTCGGAGAGCTGCATCCAGCGGAAGCGCACAGCAGAAAGCTGAAGCAGAAGGTCTTCGTGGGCGAAATCTACCTCGACCGGCTGTATCGCCAGGCATTGCGCCAGCCGTCAGCGCGGGAGCTATCGCGCTTCCAGGCCGTGCGCCGCGATTTTTCGTTGATCTTTCCCGATACGGTTCTCTGGTCGCAGGTGGACGGCGCACTGCGCGAATTGCGCATCGAAGAATTGGTCAGCGTGGCGGCAAAGGAGGTCTTCCGCGACAGAAAGCAGGAGAAGCCGGAGTACTCTCTGCTGCTGGGCACCGTCTTTCAATCGCAGGAGCGCAC
- the rplT gene encoding 50S ribosomal protein L20 — protein MPRVKRSTKRNDRRKKILKRASGYFLTKSKLYQAAQEAVERGMKFSYIGRRQKKRQYRSLWIVRINAAAQLNGLNYSLLINGLKKAGVELDRKVLADIAVNDAEGFAALVAQAKSALSATAAA, from the coding sequence ATGCCCCGTGTAAAACGGAGTACGAAGCGGAACGATCGCCGCAAGAAGATTCTCAAGCGGGCGAGTGGATATTTCCTCACCAAATCCAAGCTGTACCAGGCTGCGCAGGAAGCCGTAGAGCGCGGCATGAAGTTCAGCTACATTGGCCGCCGCCAGAAGAAGCGCCAGTATCGCTCTCTCTGGATTGTGCGTATCAACGCCGCGGCACAGTTGAACGGCTTGAATTACAGCCTGCTGATCAACGGATTGAAGAAGGCTGGCGTGGAGCTGGACCGCAAGGTTCTGGCAGACATCGCCGTCAACGACGCAGAAGGTTTTGCAGCGCTTGTGGCGCAGGCAAAGTCTGCGCTGAGCGCGACGGCAGCGGCGTAA
- a CDS encoding four helix bundle protein, whose product MARTRHFRDLIVWQKAMQLARDVYSATRAFPREEIFGLTSQMRRAAVSIPSNIAEGHGRLSDPGLRTFLAQARGSLFELETQIDLARDVGYFDARAAKGLCEECEEVARLLNGLIAAINGNTQGQG is encoded by the coding sequence TTGGCAAGAACCAGGCATTTTCGGGACCTGATCGTGTGGCAGAAGGCCATGCAACTTGCCCGCGATGTTTACTCGGCCACTCGTGCATTCCCCCGCGAAGAGATCTTTGGGCTGACCAGCCAGATGCGGCGTGCTGCAGTGTCTATTCCCAGCAACATCGCGGAAGGACACGGCAGGCTCTCCGATCCAGGTTTGCGCACCTTTCTGGCGCAGGCTCGCGGGTCATTGTTTGAACTGGAGACACAGATTGATTTGGCTCGTGACGTCGGCTATTTCGATGCACGGGCAGCGAAAGGATTATGCGAAGAGTGCGAGGAAGTAGCAAGACTGCTGAATGGACTGATCGCCGCAATTAACGGCAATACCCAGGGACAAGGGTGA